The Pseudodesulfovibrio sp. JC047 genome segment TCCCTTTGGGCTTATCATCTGTACCCTTGTCCTTTGCATTACCAGCATTGCCCTTTTTCTGTCCTTTTCCCTTATTCTGCTTCTTCTTGAACTTCTTCCCTTTCGGGTTTAGTTTAGAGGAAGACTGGAAAAAGTGGACTTGGGCCTTGGGCTTCATGATGGCCTCTGCCGCCTGGAGTTCCTTCATTAACTCAGAAAGGGTCATGT includes the following:
- a CDS encoding C2HC-type zinc finger protein, translated to MTLSELMKELQAAEAIMKPKAQVHFFQSSSKLNPKGKKFKKKQNKGKGQKKGNAGNAKDKGTDDKPKGKCFKCGLKGHWKKDCPKLLAKKGTSFSYYIETCLVVDSTDSWIVDSGATNHICNSLQGFQI